The Arctopsyche grandis isolate Sample6627 chromosome 5, ASM5162203v2, whole genome shotgun sequence genome includes a window with the following:
- the Dab gene encoding DAB adaptor protein isoform X1 codes for MQVCHFQHLLRPFDKNEPSRFLGEGVFFKAKLIGILEVAEARGDRMCQEALADLKMAIRAAGEHKQRISVHVAIDGLRLRDEKSGDSLYHHPVHKISFIAQDMSDSRAFGYIFGSPDTGHRFFGIKTDKAASQVVITMRDLFQVVFELKKKEIELAKQQLENKALLTASRYISSANLEAAKNGENSSTRTRLGGSVSNPSTSTSANISNAAGTSGGSAVAELVDLVQELNSLQRGLHQMERLTPTDPFGDSFTGAPVPGFLPPPPSSSRGPRTTASLTSDGGSPFSPPPARTHFNFDPPASLPTVTTSAPAIISQTSPTTTVSPGPSYKSPRKVIERGSVERRSIETPAPIILDNTASVSPVPLEALLTANAEGSSSAIFDVFTELDPLGTGRSKPYVDKKHFFQELKNPPKKVLKDLVGGTAVAPSDGLFQPKFDSSPKAELLTTLTSVGRHSGGSVSIAKPQPANQLFNNSTLFTSDPFAETDPFDNTDPFSESLRDDPFVGGSLDFNKSLQSSEFITPPSKPNTNFGKETTLPETRIGLDQSTKIKFLCAALKSDIVPLQVSLPLESIIKSPKLIKQNIIDKSTIRQRPHSGRQRAQPSPSPPPPLPPKKPIERAGDINVGPPLPLPARKRQTTSQSTTSSINTLSWLSPAVAPEEDYLVPAPMVPRRPAPSPTAPPTAPSPGLDITLAQLLTCGMDELAGRLRMPAEVLSRMTLAQLTGHLHDYIQTGSNGESAKPEVPDQPPEVAERPPLTLDNKNIEFDVNFEDNFTAGNTITTTSAPATVPAAVDAFEVNFDNFNKSNKSSYDRYAVFREIEAEGLKPANDLVQNQEEHDSLSSQPDLPCDTSILNVDDKPVTTKPISNIKFDSLSMIAPVSSAAQNTKLEELKSVINSIQKTSLSPTPDIDVTLSTETKIKDVEVSKGKSSATDRYAALRDLSTVDEIPRPLSAELSEALDISVPLQVPKERKKSDEKSDGFDHSDFFDCIDNSLSLVNPEDAFRKSPLVVKDIASPEKVPEPIKKSPIQLTAPQPLVSGSISDVASGSSPEIVLTGGRESADRDRERDSSRRSSGKSSRPGDAWTLLPGRSSPPAQSEDGASPWSSDSKESPPQQVKCWSRNYPETSSRRHRRNPKTNWHTRQTSSSSRDVSPWEEEPPLPPRDAVPHSRYRERRESIGSCERRDSGGSRERRDSGSGRDRDRDRQRRRHKSRDEDDEWSGERGYSGSRRLSPCTRSSSREMRRERGWPDDERRRPDERGYSTVGRRESSRRRGEPPWQGDEAHRYSCTMGNRSWRRSGSSGEGDRRSGGGSSGAERSRNRLGPSSSSSHRPRPARHRAHRSPFQDDFPRDHSPSPPPLTSPPRSRHQHHFFDDFNQSEADSPMAPKNNARFRFSNDFSEKDSPKSQTSPFENDFVETTSSVRKSSKYDGTYASLEKQSPVTRVSSFNRFKYEKELSSENLSGSPASIKPQKSPPNSSRSLFEDDFSPEPRNGILRTSDANGDHCRNTIPEGEEVVTTKEERTEKIVGFDFGSKDGAIPENRRSQKHSSNKSRSKPELDIKKSESVNIFARDSDPFDGDDFFSCTASDKPKKDNWQGDFASFDDI; via the exons ATGCAGGTCTGCCATTTCCAACATCTCTTAAGACCATTCG ACAAAAACGAACCGTCTCGGTTCTTGGGCGAAGGTGTGTTCTTCAAAGCCAAACTAATTGGCATTCTCGAGGTAGCGGAAGCTCGTGGCGACAGAATGTGTCAGGAGGCACTCGCCGATCTGAAAATGGCCATCCGTGCTGCCGGAGAACACAAACAGAGAATATCTGTACACGTCGCCATAGACGGGCTAAGATTACGCGATGAAAAATCCGGA GACTCGCTCTATCATCATCCGGTGCATAAAATATCTTTCATAGCCCAAGACATGAGCGATTCGAGAGCTTTCGGATATATTTTTGGATCGCCCGATACCGGTCATAGATTCTTCGGTATTAAAACTGACAAAGCTGCTAGTCAA GTCGTCATCACAATGAGAGATTTATTTCAAGTGGTGTTCGAATTAAAGAAGAAGGAAATAGAATTAGCCAAACAACAATTAGAAAACAAAGCTCTACTTACAGCATCGCGCTACATATCGAGTGCAAATTTAGAAGCTGCAAAA aaCGGTGAAAATTCAAGTACACGTACACGTTTAGGTGGAAGTGTATCAAATCCGTCGACTTCAACATCGGCGAATATCAGCAATGCTGCTGGTACTTCAGGTGGTAGTGCCGTCGCCGAACTAGTCGATTTGGTACAAGAGCTGAATTCTTTACAGAGGGGTTTACATCAAATGGAACGATTGACTCCTACAGATCCTTTCGGCGATTCTTTCACAGGGGCACCAGTTCCa GGTTTCTTGCCACCGCCACCGAGTAGTTCACGGGGTCCACGAACGACAGCGAGCCTTACGAGTGATGGAGGCTCTCCATTTAGTCCTCCACCAGCTCGTACACACTTCAACTTTGATCCACCGGCATCTCTGCCGACTGTCACCACTTCTGCCCCTGCCATAATATCACAAACGTCACCCACGACTACAGTTTCTCCAGGACCGAGCTATAAAAGTCCTCGTAAGGTCATCGAAAGAGGATCAGTTGAACGGAGGTCAATTGAAACACCAGCACCAATTATCCTAGATAATACAGCTTCAGTTTCCCCGGTTCCTCTTGAAGCATTGCTTACg gccAATGCTGAAGGATCTTCGAGTGCTATATTCGATGTTTTCACAGAGTTAGATCCACTGGGGACTGGTCGTAGTAAACCATATGTTGATAAAAAGCACTTCTTCCAAGAGTTGAAAAACCCGCCGAAGAAGGTCCTCAAAGATTTGGTCGGAGGAACTGCGGTGGCTCCTTCTGATGGTCTTTTCCAGCCAAAATTTGATTCTAGTCCGAAAGCGGAACTGCTGACAACGCTTACGTCAGTCGGAAGACATTCCGGAGGCTCTGTCAGCATAGCTAAACCACAGCCGGCAAATCAACTCTTCAATAATTCAACTCTCTTCACGTCTGATCCGTTTGCTGAAACTGACCCGTTCGACAATACCGACCCATTTTCAGAATCGCTCCGTGACGATCCGTTCGTCGGTGGCTCGCTGGACTTTAACAAGAGTTTGCAGTCTTCCGAATTCATAACACCGCCCAGTAAACCCAATACAAACTTTGGAAAAGAAACAACTTTGCCTGAAACTAGAATCGGACTGGACCAATCTACGAAAATTAAATTCTTGTGTGCTGCTTTAAAGAGCGATATTGTACCTCTTCAAGTATCATTACCGCTAGAATCAATCATTAAATCACCAAAGCTGATAAAACAG AATATAATTGATAAGTCGACGATTCGTCAACGACCTCACTCAGGTAGACAGCGAGCTCAACCATCACCGTCACCACCACCCCCCTTACCACCAAAAAAACCCATCGAACGTGCTGGAGATATAAACGTCGGACCACCTCTGCCTTTACCTGCTCGCAAGAGACAAACTACCTCTCAATCGACAACGTCATCTATAAATACTCTCAGTTGGTTGAGTCCAGCGGTTGCCCCAGAAGAAGATTACTTAGTACCGGCTCCGATGGTTCCACGACGTCCTGCACCGTCTCCTACAGCACCACCGACTGCCCCTTCTCCCGGGCTCGATATCACACTAGCACAATTATTAACTTGCGGAATGGATGAACTAGCTGGACGTTTGCGAATGCCAGCCGAAGTTCTATCTCGCATGACTTTAGCTCAATTGACAGGACACCTTCATGACTACATTCAAACCGGCAGTAATGGAGAGAGCGCAAAGCCAGAGGTCCCCGACCAGCCGCCAGAAGTCGCCGAAAGACCACCACTAACTttagataataaaaacattgaatttgaTGTAAATTTTGAAGATAACTTCACTGCAGGCAATACTATTACCACTACTTCTGCTCCTGCTACCGTTCCAGCTGCTGTGGATGCTTTTGAAGTAAATTTcgataatttcaataaatccaACAAAAGCTCATATGATAGATATGCTGTCTTTCGAGAGATTGAAGCTGAAGGTTTGAAGCCAGCCAATGATCTAGTCCAAAACCAAGAAGAGCACGATTCTTTAAGCTCGCAGCCAGACTTGCCTTGCGATACTTCTATATTAAACGTAGACGATAAACCAGTCACAACTAAGCCGATTAGTAATATTAAGTTTGATTCTTTGAGTATGATAGCTCCCGTTTCAAGCGCCGCACAAAATACGAAATTAGAAGAATTAAAAAGTGTCATTAACAGTATTCAAAAGACTAGTCTCTCTCCGACTCCAGATATAGATGTGACGTTAAGCACGGAAACTAAGATTAAAGACGTCGAAGTAAGTAAGGGTAAATCTTCAGCTACAGACAGATACGCCGCTCTTAGGGATCTGTCGACTGTCGATGAGATACCTCGTCCATTGAGTGCAGAGTTATCGGAAGCGCTTGATATATCAGTGCCATTGCAGGTTCCGAAAGAGAGGAAGAAGTCAGATGAAAAATCTGATGGTTTCGATCATTCCGATTTCTTCGATTGCATCGATAACTCGCTCTCTCTGGTGAACCCGGAAGATGCATTTAGAAAGTCGCCATTAGTCGTGAAAGATATTGCTAGTCCTGAAAAAGTTCCTGAACCTATCAAAAAGTCGCCTATTCAACTCACCGCTCCTCAGCCGTTAGTGTCTGGATCAATTAGCGATGTCGCCAGTGGATCTTCTCCTGAGATAgtccttacag GTGGAAGAGAATCTGCCGATAGAGATCGAGAAAGAGATAGCAGTCGTCGAAGTAGTGGAAAATCAAGCAGACCGGGCGATGCATGGACGCTACTTCCTGGACGCTCATCACCACCAGCTCAAAGCGAAGACGGTGCATCACCATGGTCTTCAGATTCGAAAGAATCACCACCGCAGCAAGTGAAATGTTGGTCACGCAACTATCCAGAAACATCATCCCGAAGACATAGAAGAAATCCCAAAACTAACTGgcacacta gGCAAACTTCGTCATCATCAAGAGACGTTTCACCATGGGAAGAAGAGCCTCCACTGCCTCCGCGTGATGCAGTTCCTCATTCACGTTATCGGGAACG GCGTGAATCGATCGGTTCTTGTGAAAGACGAGATTCGGGTGGTTCACGTGAGCGTCGTGACTCTGGAAGTGGACGTGATCGAGATCGCGATCGCCAGAGAAGACGGCACAAATCTAGAGATGAAGATGACGA gTGGTCCGGAGAACGAGGTTATTCTGGAAGTAGGCGATTATCGCCGTGTACTCGTTCTAGTAGTAGGGAAATGCGACGAGAACGGGGATGGCCCGATgacgagcgtcgaaggcccgaTG AACGTGGATATAGCACTGTAGGTAGAAGGGAAAGTAGTAGAAGAAGAGGTGAACCACCATGGCAAGGAGATGAAGCTCACAG ATATAGCTGTACGATGGGAAACCGGAGTTGGCGACGTTCTGGAAGCAGCGGAGAAGGAGATAGGCGATCGGGTGGCGGTAGTTCCGGCGCCGAACGTTCTCGGAACCGTCTCGGTCCTTCGTCTTCCAGTTCTCACCGACCACGTCCTGCAAGGCATCGCGCACACAGGTCTCCCTTCCAAGACGACTTCCCCAGAGATCATTCTCCATCACCGCCTCCCTTAACTTCGCCACCGCGCTCTAGGCACCAACACCATTTCTTCGACGACTTCAACCAATCCGAAGCCGACTCCCCGATGGCGCCTAAAAACAACGCCAGATTTCGTTTCTCTAATGACTTCTCAGAGAAGGATTCGCCCAAGTCTCAAACTTCGCCGTTCGAGAATGACTTTGTTGAAACCACTAGTTCAGTAAGAAAAAGTTCGAAATACGATGGAACTTATGCTAGTCTTGAAAAACAATCTCCGGTGACCAGAGTGTCGAGTTTTAATCGATTCAAGTATGAAAAGGAACTGAGTTCTGAAAACTTATCAGGATCTCCAGCGTCGATCAAACCGCAAAAGTCTCCGCCGAATTCATCACGTTCTTTGTTCGAAGATGACTTTTCTCCGGAGCCTAGAAACGGGATTCTAAGAACGAGCGACGCGAATGGTGATCACTGTCGCAATACGATTCCAGAAGGAGAAGAAGTAGTCACTACGAAAGAAGAACGCACCGAAAAGATAGTCGGATTCGACTTTGGATCGAAAGATGGCGCCATCCCTGAAAATAGGCGGAGTCAAAAGCATTCTAGCAATAAATCTAGATCTAAACCGGAACTGGATATTAAAAAATCTGAATCTGTGAATATATTCGCACGAGACAGCGATCCTTTCGACGGGGACGACTTCTTCAGCTGCACAGCGTCTGACAAACCGAAGAAGGACAACTGGCAAGGTGACTTTGCAAGTTTTGATGATATATAA